From a single Sebastes umbrosus isolate fSebUmb1 chromosome 17, fSebUmb1.pri, whole genome shotgun sequence genomic region:
- the tmprss15 gene encoding enteropeptidase isoform X6, with translation MKRSLSSLELLLAVVSSLLLTCCVGLMVVSWISLKPEGSVEPGVLSGRMLITEGAVYSEDLRNSSSLHFKSLAFDVQHLVSEAFALSELRLDFKSCQVLYFSRGSVAVNFDLWFDQLIDVKEAEQQLKAGIQEAGMAGWVIDRNSIQIKEKQEQTTAPPTSVTPTTEKQEQTTAPPTSVTPTTEKQEQTTAPPTSVTPTTATCPPHQTPCADRSMCVPIDRLCDGVDDCPDASDEDAARCVTTCDGQFVLSGPSGSFSSSDVSETYDSNSFCRWIIRVDRGLSVQINFQRFETEENIDALRLYDGVGAETHLTAELSGSAPPRTVWLLTDQSTVEFTSDDIINLSGFNATYSAVDLSDLSSEEKLTCTFEQGMCFWRQQQDGDDGDWIRTSGSTFPPLSGPSHDHTLSNSSGFYIVSPLSPGQWLKSFRIYSFPLTPPTQPMCLSFWYHMFGEDVHRLRVLLAQPAVTVVFQRDGNYGDSWNYGQVALNLTTETTVVFEALKKGGMRNDIALDDITLTSDPCGPAPPEPTNVPPPTTTPPIPADCGGPFDLWEPNSTFSSPNYPQSYGNKAQCLWTLHAAEGRNIQLHFLDFDVEATYDMVEVRDGAGPNSTLLAVLTGRAGPAHQLFSTTNQMTVWFFTDSSGHGRGFRANFTSGVNLGSPAACAVGQFQCRTGSCIHGNGQCDGEVDCPDASDEADCVVLQVNGSSLLQFQLVSSLLTVCADTWNSHLSDFTCQYLGYRSGEATLLPALPQDSPFTTITVTSNGTLETSVSETCSSEKVISLNCDNQPCGARQVTNDTRETDQSDERTPGEGEVRVVGGVNAVKGAWPWIVSLQWRGRHVCGASLIGRDWLLTAAHCVYGKNIHLQWWSAVLGLHSQSDINSVDVQTRRVDRIVINRWYNRQTKQADIAMMHLQQPINFTHFIQPLCLPAEGQDFTAGTRCLIAGWGQEAEQGSLPDLLQEAQVPLLVQDQCQLQLPEYTITSSMLCAGYPEGGVDSCQGDSGGPMICLDDGHWTLIGVTSFGVGCGRPERPGVYARVSAFTSWIAQTRRSSSSSSSCC, from the exons ATGAAGCGCAGTCTGTCGTCTCTGGAGCTTCTGCTCGCCGTTGTGTCGTCTCTTCTGCTCACCTGCTGCGTGGGACTGATGGTGGTTTCATGGATCAGCCTGAAGCCTGAAG GTTCCGTTGAGCCAGGCGTGCTGAGTGGTCGGATGTTGATCACAGAGGGAGCAGTTTACTCCGAGGACCTGAGGAACTCCAGCAGTCTGCACTTTAAATCTTTGGCCTTCGATGTCCAACACCTG GTATCGGAGGCGTTCGCTCTCAGTGAGCTCCGACTGGACTTCAAGTCCTGTCAGGTTTTATACTTCAG TCGGGGCAGTGTGGCggtgaactttgacctctgGTTCGATCAGCTGATCGACGTGAAGGAGGCGGAGCAGCAGCTGAAGGCGGGAATCCAGGAGGCCGGGATGGCAGGATGGGTCATCGACAGAAACAGCATCCAGATCAAAG AGAAACAAGAGCAGACGACAGCTCCTCCAACGAGCGTCACACCTACAACAG AGAAACAAGAGCAGACGACAGCTCCTCCAACGAGCGTCACACCTACAACAG AGAAACAAGAGCAAACGACAGCTCCTCCAACGAGCGTCACACCTACAACAG CAACGTGTCCTCCTCATCAGACGCCGTGCGCCGATCGATCGATGTGTGTTCCGATCGATCGGCTCTGTGACGGAGTCGACGACTGTCCCGACGCGTCCGATGAAGACGCCGCTCGCTGTG TAACGACGTGTGACGGACAGTTCGTGCTGAGCGGTCCGAGCGGCTCGTTCAGTTCGTCGGATGTCTCCGAGACGTACGACAGCAACAGCTTCTGTCGCTGGATCATCAG GGTTGATCGGGGACTTTCTGTCCAGATCAACTTCCAGCGGTTTGAAACAGAAGAAAACATCGACGCGCTCCGACTGTACGACGGCGTCGGAGCAGAGACACACCTgacag CTGAGCTCTCAGGCTCCGCCCCCCCCAGGACCGTGTGGCTTCTGACTGACCAATCAACGGTGGAGTTTAcctctgatgacatcatcaaccTGTCAGGGTTCAACGCTACTTACAGCGCCGTTGACCTCTCCGACCTCTCCA gtGAGGAGAAGCTGACGTGTACCTTTGAGCAGGGCATGTGTTTCTGGAGGCAACAGCAGGACGGTGATGACGGGGACTGGATTCGAACCAGCGGCTCAACGTTCCCTCCACTGAGCGGCCCGAGTCACGACCACACGCTGAGTAACAGCTCAG GTTTCTACATCGTCTCTCCTCTGAGTCCCGGCCAATGGCTGAAGAGCTTCAGGATCTACAGCTTCCCTCTGACTCCACCCACACAGCCCATGTGTCTGAGCTTCTG GTACCACATGTTTGGAGAGGACGTCCACCGTCTCAGAGTCCTGCTGGCTCAACCTGCTGTTACTGTGGTGTTCCAGAGAGACGGTAACTATGGCGACAGCTGGAACTACGGCCAGGTGGCCCTCAACCTAACGACCGAGACCACG GTGGTGTTTGAAGCGCTGAAGAAAGGAGGGATGAGGAACGATATCGCTCtggatgacatcacactgaccTCTGATCCCTGCGGCCCCGCCCCCCCAGAACCAACCAATGTACCGCCCCCAACTACCACGCCCCCTATACCAG cTGACTGTGGAGGACCCTTTGACCTCTGGGAGCCAAATTCCACCTTCAGCTCGCCGAATTACCCACAATCCTACGGGAACAAGGCCCAGT GTCTCTGGACTCTGCACGCCGCCGAGGGTCGGAACATCCAGCTCCACTTCCTGGACTTTGACGTTGAAGCGACCTATGACATGGTAGAGGTGCGGGACGGGGCGGGACCAAACTCCACCTTACTGG CTGTCCTCACTGGCCGCGCTGGCCCCGCCCACCAGTTGTTCTCAACAACCAATCAGATGACAGTCTGGTTCTTCACGGACAGCTCAGGTCACGGCCGAGGATTCAGAGCCAACTTCACCTCGGGGGTCAACCTGGGGTCACCAG CTGCATGTGCAGTCGGACAGTTCCAGTGTCGGACAGGAAGTTGTATCCATGGTAACGGTCAGTGTGACGGCGAGGTCGACTGTCCTGATGCCTCTGATGAGGCCGACTGTG tcgtGTTGCAGGTGAACGGTTCCAGTCTTCTCCAGTTTCAGCTTGTTTCCTCTCTGCTCACCGTATGTGCCGACACCTGGAACTCTCACCTGTCTGACTTCACCTGTCAGTACCTGGGATACAG GTCGGGGGAGGCCACACTGCTGCCGGCTCTGCCACAAGATTCACCGTTTACAACCATTACAGTCACCAGCAACGGAACCCTGGAGACCAGTGTCAG tgaaacctGCAGCAGTGAGAAAGTGATTTCTCTGAACTGTGACAACCAAC CTTGTGGTGCTCGACAGGTGACTAACGACACAAGAGAGACCGACCAATCAGACGAGAGGACACCTGGTGAAG GTGAGGTCAGAGTAGTGGGCGGGGTTAACGCCGTTAAGGGGGCGTGGCCATGGATAGTATCTCTGCAGTGGAGAGGGCGTCATGTGTGTGGAGCGTCACTGATTGGCAGAGACTGGCTGCTTACCGCGGCACATTGTGTCTACGG GAAGAACATCCACCTTCAGTGGTGGTCGGCCGTTTTGGGTCTTCACTCTCAAAGTGACATAAACTCTGTGGACGTTCAGACCCGACGAGTCGATCGCATCGTCATCAACAGATGGTACAACAGACAGACCAAACAGGCCGACATCGCCATGATGcatctgcagcagccaatcaacTTCACCC ACTTCATCCAGCCGCTGTGTTTACCTGCTGAAGGTCAGGACTTCACAGCTGGAACCAGATGTTTGATCGCTGGATGGGGACAAGAGGCTGAGCAGG GTTCTCTCCCTGATCTTCTCCAGGAGGCCCAGGTTCCTCTGCTGGTTCAGGATCAGTGTCAGCTTCAGTTACCTGAGTACACCATCACCTCCAGCATGCTGTGTGCCGGATACCCGGAGGGAGGGGTCGACTCCTGTCAG ggcGACTCTGGAGGTCCAATGATCTGTCTGGACGACGGACACTggactctgattg GTGTGACATCATTTGGGGTCGGCTGTGGGCGTCCTGAGAGACCTGGAGTCTACGCCCGAGTCTCTGCCTTCACCTCCTGGATCGCCCAGACCAgacgctcctcctcctcctcttcttcctgctgctaa
- the tmprss15 gene encoding enteropeptidase isoform X1 has product MSNTCRGSVAVNFDLWFDQLIDVKEAEQQLKAGIQEAGMAGWVIDRNSIQIKEKQEQTTAPPTSVTPTTEKQEQTTAPPTSVTPTTEKQEQTTAPPTSVTPTTATCPPHQTPCADRSMCVPIDRLCDGVDDCPDASDEDAARCVTTCDGQFVLSGPSGSFSSSDVSETYDSNSFCRWIIRVDRGLSVQINFQRFETEENIDALRLYDGVGAETHLTAELSGSAPPRTVWLLTDQSTVEFTSDDIINLSGFNATYSAVDLSDLSSEEKLTCTFEQGMCFWRQQQDGDDGDWIRTSGSTFPPLSGPSHDHTLSNSSGFYIVSPLSPGQWLKSFRIYSFPLTPPTQPMCLSFWYHMFGEDVHRLRVLLAQPAVTVVFQRDGNYGDSWNYGQVALNLTTETTVVFEALKKGGMRNDIALDDITLTSDPCGPAPPEPTNVPPPTTTPPIPADCGGPFDLWEPNSTFSSPNYPQSYGNKAQCLWTLHAAEGRNIQLHFLDFDVEATYDMVEVRDGAGPNSTLLAVLTGRAGPAHQLFSTTNQMTVWFFTDSSGHGRGFRANFTSGVNLGSPAACAVGQFQCRTGSCIHGNGQCDGEVDCPDASDEADCVVLQVNGSSLLQFQLVSSLLTVCADTWNSHLSDFTCQYLGYRSGEATLLPALPQDSPFTTITVTSNGTLETSVSETCSSEKVISLNCDNQPCGARQVTNDTRETDQSDERTPGEGEVRVVGGVNAVKGAWPWIVSLQWRGRHVCGASLIGRDWLLTAAHCVYGKNIHLQWWSAVLGLHSQSDINSVDVQTRRVDRIVINRWYNRQTKQADIAMMHLQQPINFTHFIQPLCLPAEGQDFTAGTRCLIAGWGQEAEQGSLPDLLQEAQVPLLVQDQCQLQLPEYTITSSMLCAGYPEGGVDSCQGDSGGPMICLDDGHWTLIGVTSFGVGCGRPERPGVYARVSAFTSWIAQTRRSSSSSSSCC; this is encoded by the exons ATGTCCAACACCTG TCGGGGCAGTGTGGCggtgaactttgacctctgGTTCGATCAGCTGATCGACGTGAAGGAGGCGGAGCAGCAGCTGAAGGCGGGAATCCAGGAGGCCGGGATGGCAGGATGGGTCATCGACAGAAACAGCATCCAGATCAAAG AGAAACAAGAGCAGACGACAGCTCCTCCAACGAGCGTCACACCTACAACAG AGAAACAAGAGCAGACGACAGCTCCTCCAACGAGCGTCACACCTACAACAG AGAAACAAGAGCAAACGACAGCTCCTCCAACGAGCGTCACACCTACAACAG CAACGTGTCCTCCTCATCAGACGCCGTGCGCCGATCGATCGATGTGTGTTCCGATCGATCGGCTCTGTGACGGAGTCGACGACTGTCCCGACGCGTCCGATGAAGACGCCGCTCGCTGTG TAACGACGTGTGACGGACAGTTCGTGCTGAGCGGTCCGAGCGGCTCGTTCAGTTCGTCGGATGTCTCCGAGACGTACGACAGCAACAGCTTCTGTCGCTGGATCATCAG GGTTGATCGGGGACTTTCTGTCCAGATCAACTTCCAGCGGTTTGAAACAGAAGAAAACATCGACGCGCTCCGACTGTACGACGGCGTCGGAGCAGAGACACACCTgacag CTGAGCTCTCAGGCTCCGCCCCCCCCAGGACCGTGTGGCTTCTGACTGACCAATCAACGGTGGAGTTTAcctctgatgacatcatcaaccTGTCAGGGTTCAACGCTACTTACAGCGCCGTTGACCTCTCCGACCTCTCCA gtGAGGAGAAGCTGACGTGTACCTTTGAGCAGGGCATGTGTTTCTGGAGGCAACAGCAGGACGGTGATGACGGGGACTGGATTCGAACCAGCGGCTCAACGTTCCCTCCACTGAGCGGCCCGAGTCACGACCACACGCTGAGTAACAGCTCAG GTTTCTACATCGTCTCTCCTCTGAGTCCCGGCCAATGGCTGAAGAGCTTCAGGATCTACAGCTTCCCTCTGACTCCACCCACACAGCCCATGTGTCTGAGCTTCTG GTACCACATGTTTGGAGAGGACGTCCACCGTCTCAGAGTCCTGCTGGCTCAACCTGCTGTTACTGTGGTGTTCCAGAGAGACGGTAACTATGGCGACAGCTGGAACTACGGCCAGGTGGCCCTCAACCTAACGACCGAGACCACG GTGGTGTTTGAAGCGCTGAAGAAAGGAGGGATGAGGAACGATATCGCTCtggatgacatcacactgaccTCTGATCCCTGCGGCCCCGCCCCCCCAGAACCAACCAATGTACCGCCCCCAACTACCACGCCCCCTATACCAG cTGACTGTGGAGGACCCTTTGACCTCTGGGAGCCAAATTCCACCTTCAGCTCGCCGAATTACCCACAATCCTACGGGAACAAGGCCCAGT GTCTCTGGACTCTGCACGCCGCCGAGGGTCGGAACATCCAGCTCCACTTCCTGGACTTTGACGTTGAAGCGACCTATGACATGGTAGAGGTGCGGGACGGGGCGGGACCAAACTCCACCTTACTGG CTGTCCTCACTGGCCGCGCTGGCCCCGCCCACCAGTTGTTCTCAACAACCAATCAGATGACAGTCTGGTTCTTCACGGACAGCTCAGGTCACGGCCGAGGATTCAGAGCCAACTTCACCTCGGGGGTCAACCTGGGGTCACCAG CTGCATGTGCAGTCGGACAGTTCCAGTGTCGGACAGGAAGTTGTATCCATGGTAACGGTCAGTGTGACGGCGAGGTCGACTGTCCTGATGCCTCTGATGAGGCCGACTGTG tcgtGTTGCAGGTGAACGGTTCCAGTCTTCTCCAGTTTCAGCTTGTTTCCTCTCTGCTCACCGTATGTGCCGACACCTGGAACTCTCACCTGTCTGACTTCACCTGTCAGTACCTGGGATACAG GTCGGGGGAGGCCACACTGCTGCCGGCTCTGCCACAAGATTCACCGTTTACAACCATTACAGTCACCAGCAACGGAACCCTGGAGACCAGTGTCAG tgaaacctGCAGCAGTGAGAAAGTGATTTCTCTGAACTGTGACAACCAAC CTTGTGGTGCTCGACAGGTGACTAACGACACAAGAGAGACCGACCAATCAGACGAGAGGACACCTGGTGAAG GTGAGGTCAGAGTAGTGGGCGGGGTTAACGCCGTTAAGGGGGCGTGGCCATGGATAGTATCTCTGCAGTGGAGAGGGCGTCATGTGTGTGGAGCGTCACTGATTGGCAGAGACTGGCTGCTTACCGCGGCACATTGTGTCTACGG GAAGAACATCCACCTTCAGTGGTGGTCGGCCGTTTTGGGTCTTCACTCTCAAAGTGACATAAACTCTGTGGACGTTCAGACCCGACGAGTCGATCGCATCGTCATCAACAGATGGTACAACAGACAGACCAAACAGGCCGACATCGCCATGATGcatctgcagcagccaatcaacTTCACCC ACTTCATCCAGCCGCTGTGTTTACCTGCTGAAGGTCAGGACTTCACAGCTGGAACCAGATGTTTGATCGCTGGATGGGGACAAGAGGCTGAGCAGG GTTCTCTCCCTGATCTTCTCCAGGAGGCCCAGGTTCCTCTGCTGGTTCAGGATCAGTGTCAGCTTCAGTTACCTGAGTACACCATCACCTCCAGCATGCTGTGTGCCGGATACCCGGAGGGAGGGGTCGACTCCTGTCAG ggcGACTCTGGAGGTCCAATGATCTGTCTGGACGACGGACACTggactctgattg GTGTGACATCATTTGGGGTCGGCTGTGGGCGTCCTGAGAGACCTGGAGTCTACGCCCGAGTCTCTGCCTTCACCTCCTGGATCGCCCAGACCAgacgctcctcctcctcctcttcttcctgctgctaa
- the tmprss15 gene encoding enteropeptidase isoform X2, which yields MNVLISRLLNLVCVSSRGSVAVNFDLWFDQLIDVKEAEQQLKAGIQEAGMAGWVIDRNSIQIKEKQEQTTAPPTSVTPTTEKQEQTTAPPTSVTPTTEKQEQTTAPPTSVTPTTATCPPHQTPCADRSMCVPIDRLCDGVDDCPDASDEDAARCVTTCDGQFVLSGPSGSFSSSDVSETYDSNSFCRWIIRVDRGLSVQINFQRFETEENIDALRLYDGVGAETHLTAELSGSAPPRTVWLLTDQSTVEFTSDDIINLSGFNATYSAVDLSDLSSEEKLTCTFEQGMCFWRQQQDGDDGDWIRTSGSTFPPLSGPSHDHTLSNSSGFYIVSPLSPGQWLKSFRIYSFPLTPPTQPMCLSFWYHMFGEDVHRLRVLLAQPAVTVVFQRDGNYGDSWNYGQVALNLTTETTVVFEALKKGGMRNDIALDDITLTSDPCGPAPPEPTNVPPPTTTPPIPADCGGPFDLWEPNSTFSSPNYPQSYGNKAQCLWTLHAAEGRNIQLHFLDFDVEATYDMVEVRDGAGPNSTLLAVLTGRAGPAHQLFSTTNQMTVWFFTDSSGHGRGFRANFTSGVNLGSPAACAVGQFQCRTGSCIHGNGQCDGEVDCPDASDEADCVVLQVNGSSLLQFQLVSSLLTVCADTWNSHLSDFTCQYLGYRSGEATLLPALPQDSPFTTITVTSNGTLETSVSETCSSEKVISLNCDNQPCGARQVTNDTRETDQSDERTPGEGEVRVVGGVNAVKGAWPWIVSLQWRGRHVCGASLIGRDWLLTAAHCVYGKNIHLQWWSAVLGLHSQSDINSVDVQTRRVDRIVINRWYNRQTKQADIAMMHLQQPINFTRQDFTAGTRCLIAGWGQEAEQGSLPDLLQEAQVPLLVQDQCQLQLPEYTITSSMLCAGYPEGGVDSCQGDSGGPMICLDDGHWTLIGVTSFGVGCGRPERPGVYARVSAFTSWIAQTRRSSSSSSSCC from the exons ATGAATGTATTGATTAGCCGATTATTGAATCTTGTGTGTGTCTCCAGTCGGGGCAGTGTGGCggtgaactttgacctctgGTTCGATCAGCTGATCGACGTGAAGGAGGCGGAGCAGCAGCTGAAGGCGGGAATCCAGGAGGCCGGGATGGCAGGATGGGTCATCGACAGAAACAGCATCCAGATCAAAG AGAAACAAGAGCAGACGACAGCTCCTCCAACGAGCGTCACACCTACAACAG AGAAACAAGAGCAGACGACAGCTCCTCCAACGAGCGTCACACCTACAACAG AGAAACAAGAGCAAACGACAGCTCCTCCAACGAGCGTCACACCTACAACAG CAACGTGTCCTCCTCATCAGACGCCGTGCGCCGATCGATCGATGTGTGTTCCGATCGATCGGCTCTGTGACGGAGTCGACGACTGTCCCGACGCGTCCGATGAAGACGCCGCTCGCTGTG TAACGACGTGTGACGGACAGTTCGTGCTGAGCGGTCCGAGCGGCTCGTTCAGTTCGTCGGATGTCTCCGAGACGTACGACAGCAACAGCTTCTGTCGCTGGATCATCAG GGTTGATCGGGGACTTTCTGTCCAGATCAACTTCCAGCGGTTTGAAACAGAAGAAAACATCGACGCGCTCCGACTGTACGACGGCGTCGGAGCAGAGACACACCTgacag CTGAGCTCTCAGGCTCCGCCCCCCCCAGGACCGTGTGGCTTCTGACTGACCAATCAACGGTGGAGTTTAcctctgatgacatcatcaaccTGTCAGGGTTCAACGCTACTTACAGCGCCGTTGACCTCTCCGACCTCTCCA gtGAGGAGAAGCTGACGTGTACCTTTGAGCAGGGCATGTGTTTCTGGAGGCAACAGCAGGACGGTGATGACGGGGACTGGATTCGAACCAGCGGCTCAACGTTCCCTCCACTGAGCGGCCCGAGTCACGACCACACGCTGAGTAACAGCTCAG GTTTCTACATCGTCTCTCCTCTGAGTCCCGGCCAATGGCTGAAGAGCTTCAGGATCTACAGCTTCCCTCTGACTCCACCCACACAGCCCATGTGTCTGAGCTTCTG GTACCACATGTTTGGAGAGGACGTCCACCGTCTCAGAGTCCTGCTGGCTCAACCTGCTGTTACTGTGGTGTTCCAGAGAGACGGTAACTATGGCGACAGCTGGAACTACGGCCAGGTGGCCCTCAACCTAACGACCGAGACCACG GTGGTGTTTGAAGCGCTGAAGAAAGGAGGGATGAGGAACGATATCGCTCtggatgacatcacactgaccTCTGATCCCTGCGGCCCCGCCCCCCCAGAACCAACCAATGTACCGCCCCCAACTACCACGCCCCCTATACCAG cTGACTGTGGAGGACCCTTTGACCTCTGGGAGCCAAATTCCACCTTCAGCTCGCCGAATTACCCACAATCCTACGGGAACAAGGCCCAGT GTCTCTGGACTCTGCACGCCGCCGAGGGTCGGAACATCCAGCTCCACTTCCTGGACTTTGACGTTGAAGCGACCTATGACATGGTAGAGGTGCGGGACGGGGCGGGACCAAACTCCACCTTACTGG CTGTCCTCACTGGCCGCGCTGGCCCCGCCCACCAGTTGTTCTCAACAACCAATCAGATGACAGTCTGGTTCTTCACGGACAGCTCAGGTCACGGCCGAGGATTCAGAGCCAACTTCACCTCGGGGGTCAACCTGGGGTCACCAG CTGCATGTGCAGTCGGACAGTTCCAGTGTCGGACAGGAAGTTGTATCCATGGTAACGGTCAGTGTGACGGCGAGGTCGACTGTCCTGATGCCTCTGATGAGGCCGACTGTG tcgtGTTGCAGGTGAACGGTTCCAGTCTTCTCCAGTTTCAGCTTGTTTCCTCTCTGCTCACCGTATGTGCCGACACCTGGAACTCTCACCTGTCTGACTTCACCTGTCAGTACCTGGGATACAG GTCGGGGGAGGCCACACTGCTGCCGGCTCTGCCACAAGATTCACCGTTTACAACCATTACAGTCACCAGCAACGGAACCCTGGAGACCAGTGTCAG tgaaacctGCAGCAGTGAGAAAGTGATTTCTCTGAACTGTGACAACCAAC CTTGTGGTGCTCGACAGGTGACTAACGACACAAGAGAGACCGACCAATCAGACGAGAGGACACCTGGTGAAG GTGAGGTCAGAGTAGTGGGCGGGGTTAACGCCGTTAAGGGGGCGTGGCCATGGATAGTATCTCTGCAGTGGAGAGGGCGTCATGTGTGTGGAGCGTCACTGATTGGCAGAGACTGGCTGCTTACCGCGGCACATTGTGTCTACGG GAAGAACATCCACCTTCAGTGGTGGTCGGCCGTTTTGGGTCTTCACTCTCAAAGTGACATAAACTCTGTGGACGTTCAGACCCGACGAGTCGATCGCATCGTCATCAACAGATGGTACAACAGACAGACCAAACAGGCCGACATCGCCATGATGcatctgcagcagccaatcaacTTCACCC GTCAGGACTTCACAGCTGGAACCAGATGTTTGATCGCTGGATGGGGACAAGAGGCTGAGCAGG GTTCTCTCCCTGATCTTCTCCAGGAGGCCCAGGTTCCTCTGCTGGTTCAGGATCAGTGTCAGCTTCAGTTACCTGAGTACACCATCACCTCCAGCATGCTGTGTGCCGGATACCCGGAGGGAGGGGTCGACTCCTGTCAG ggcGACTCTGGAGGTCCAATGATCTGTCTGGACGACGGACACTggactctgattg GTGTGACATCATTTGGGGTCGGCTGTGGGCGTCCTGAGAGACCTGGAGTCTACGCCCGAGTCTCTGCCTTCACCTCCTGGATCGCCCAGACCAgacgctcctcctcctcctcttcttcctgctgctaa